AGCTGGTTCAAAAATCAAATAGAGATAGATTATTGGATCAATTTAGATGACTATTCAGATATACAACAGTGCATTACAGAGATAGTTGAAATAATGAAGAGAGAAGGATACTAAAATAATTGATATTATAAAAATATTTTATTGTTCCGATAATATATCTTATGTAAAGTGATGGAGGATATTAATAAAAGATAATTAGTCTTTATTTTATTTATTTTATCCAAGTTACCCCTTATATCTTTCTTAGAAGTTAGAAATTTTGCTTGTAAGTTCATTCTATGTTACTTAAATATCTATTCATTTTAATTTTATTTATTATTTTTTCCATCATTTAGTAAAATTATTTAAAATTAAAATGTAATTCATTACTTCCAATATTAGTTTCGGTTATTCTAAATAATATTAAAAAATCTTTTTAATACGATATGCTTACGTTTAATTTAATTTCTTTTGAACAAACAATAAATATTTCTCTCATTAATGGAATACAAAATAAGTATTAGAAATTCTATAATATTGATTGATTAATATAATTATTTTGATAATTTTAACTAACTTTATTAGTTATTATATTCAACACTGTATTTTAAAAATATTTTTATAAATATGTTTAAAAATAAAAAATATTAGAAAATAAACTAACATATTATTGTAATATACCAGAATAACTCAAAATACGTTCAAAATTGAAAAAATAATTAGGTATTAATGGTTTTATATTTATAGAAAAAATATCAATATTTTTTCAATTAATTGTAAATATTAATTCAATCCAAAATATTTAAAAGATAGAAGTATTTTTTAAATAAGTATACTAATATATGATGTTATATAATTTCAATGAACAAACTTCAAAATTTCATTGTAAAAATATTTTTAAAAAAATAAAAAAATAGAAATAGAATATTTAATATTGAAATATATTATTTTTATTTTTCAATTATATTTCAATATTCATTAAAGCTTATTACTACATATAAAAATATAAAAAGACAAATTTGGTAAGTTAATTAGCAAGTTAAGTGTAACGCAGCAACTTTTTTTAGAGCAGTTTCCTTATTATAATATTGACAAGCTATTTTTGTTTTTTCAACTATTAGATTTTTTATACCCAAATCTTTTAATTCTTGTATCAAATAATTATCAACCTTCATCAAGCCATATCTACCGGTACCAATAATTAAAATATCTGGTTTATAATTTATAACGCTTTCTAAATCTGCAATCCTTAAAAAATGCTCTTCTCCTCTCCACCATTTATCCTGAAC
This is a stretch of genomic DNA from Atribacterota bacterium. It encodes these proteins:
- a CDS encoding MTH938/NDUFAF3 family protein, which codes for MNTIVKYQFGKIIINGSSYKTDVIVFPDHVQDKWWRGEEHFLRIADLESVINYKPDILIIGTGRYGLMKVDNYLIQELKDLGIKNLIVEKTKIACQYYNKETALKKVAALHLTC